The following proteins are encoded in a genomic region of Papio anubis isolate 15944 unplaced genomic scaffold, Panubis1.0 scaffold243, whole genome shotgun sequence:
- the LOC101018530 gene encoding keratin-associated protein 13-1 yields MSYNCCSGNFSSRSFGGYLRYPASSCGFSYPSNLVSSTDLCSPSTCQLGSSLYRGRQETCWEPTSCETSFVESSPCQTSCYRPRTSLLCSPCQTPYSGSLGFGSSSCRSLGYGSRNCYSVGCGSSGFRSLGYGGCGFPSLGYGSGFCRPTYLASRSCQSSCYRPTCASGFYY; encoded by the coding sequence ATGTCCTACAACTGCTGCTCTGGAAACTTCTCCTCCCGCTCCTTTGGCGGCTACCTGCGCTACCCAGCCTCCTCCTGTGGCTTTTCCTATCCCAGCAACCTGGTCTCCAGCACTGACCTCTGCTCTCCCAGCACCTGCCAGCTGGGTTCCTCTCTCTACAGGGGCCGTCAGGAGACCTGCTGGGAGCCCACCAGCTGCGAGACGTCCTTTGTGGAGTCCAGCCCCTGCCAGACCTCCTGCTACCGCCCCAGAACCTCCTTGCTCTGCAGTCCCTGCCAGACCCCTTACTCTGGGTCTCTAGGCTTTGGATCCAGCAGCTGCCGCTCCCTGGGCTATGGATCGAGGAACTGCTACTCAGTGGGCTGTGGGTCCAGTGGCTTCAGATCCCTGGGTTATGGAGGCTGTGGCTTCCCTTCCCTGGGCTATGGCTCTGGATTCTGCCGCCCAACCTACCTGGCTTCTAGGAGCTGCCAGTCTTCTTGCTACAGACCAACTTGTGCATCAGGCTTCTATTATTGA